One part of the Nostoc sp. PCC 7120 = FACHB-418 genome encodes these proteins:
- a CDS encoding B12-binding domain-containing radical SAM protein, protein MVDTEKVLSLPSSIWQPIDNRWKLSKIVLIGEYIKYRTFNGANKALPVLASSLVNAGFNRVLQLDLERPDLTIDHVLHEVINADLIIFAGCLTTQWQEIDEHSQKIFTELKKYRRENVPILVGGYATKSIEDIARITPWITGFCDGEGEESIVEIAYAVAKGNFYRNMKHLPGLCFMNQDREFYRVAPNHSQHIKFHHSIAPRVDNFDDIDQNLGLIHIPQIHNMDIFKTKDGRQLKTAQMFTQRGCPWGCGFCNKSQENNHIVRLSETSLRQQLRQLKQRDYEAIYLDVDTFTAHTTAAKREAEILQQEGFMWGSNTRIDKIDYEQMRYLAEHNCVYMFFGVEHTLPEVSLANHKFNGSIQSQIKQAFDYPAKIKKAFQDMNKAGLPSSYFLILGLPKAKLNEDKTKIIGYEPTTLEDDLTAIRFGLEECHPDFLNFNVLRFMPGSFAADTPGDCNYSCVRPSGNKPITAGYFLQRAVQHYGYPQSPTHGVYRLCESVGRYQPISTAINPQRVYNTICYAMQLINAKIDAGGKATKLFIDRDLLALGLVSQDEQGRYAIAPLEDFARV, encoded by the coding sequence ATGGTAGATACAGAAAAGGTTTTATCACTACCATCATCAATATGGCAACCAATTGATAACCGTTGGAAGTTATCAAAAATTGTTCTGATTGGCGAATATATTAAATATAGAACTTTTAATGGAGCCAACAAAGCTCTGCCCGTACTGGCATCTAGTTTAGTCAATGCTGGGTTTAACCGAGTTCTTCAGCTAGATTTAGAGCGTCCTGACTTGACCATTGATCATGTTTTACATGAGGTAATAAATGCTGATTTAATCATCTTTGCAGGTTGCTTAACTACTCAATGGCAAGAAATTGATGAACATAGCCAAAAAATATTTACAGAACTCAAGAAATATAGACGGGAAAATGTTCCAATTTTAGTTGGTGGCTATGCGACAAAAAGCATCGAAGATATAGCCAGAATTACTCCTTGGATCACAGGATTTTGTGATGGTGAGGGTGAAGAATCAATTGTAGAAATTGCTTATGCAGTTGCCAAAGGGAATTTCTACAGAAACATGAAACATTTACCTGGATTATGTTTCATGAACCAAGATAGGGAATTTTACCGCGTTGCCCCTAACCATAGCCAGCATATTAAGTTTCATCATTCTATTGCCCCTAGAGTTGATAACTTTGACGATATAGACCAAAATTTAGGATTAATCCATATTCCCCAAATTCACAATATGGATATTTTTAAAACTAAAGACGGGAGGCAGCTAAAAACAGCCCAAATGTTTACTCAAAGGGGTTGTCCTTGGGGCTGTGGCTTCTGTAATAAAAGTCAGGAAAACAATCATATTGTGAGATTAAGCGAAACTTCTTTGCGTCAGCAATTGCGGCAATTAAAGCAGCGTGATTATGAAGCAATTTATCTAGATGTTGACACTTTTACCGCCCATACAACCGCAGCCAAAAGGGAAGCGGAGATTCTTCAGCAAGAAGGTTTTATGTGGGGTTCAAATACTAGAATTGACAAAATTGACTATGAACAGATGCGCTATTTAGCAGAGCATAACTGTGTCTATATGTTCTTTGGTGTTGAGCATACTTTACCAGAAGTATCCTTAGCTAATCATAAATTTAATGGCTCGATTCAAAGTCAAATCAAGCAAGCCTTTGATTACCCAGCCAAAATAAAAAAAGCATTTCAAGATATGAATAAAGCTGGATTACCCAGCAGTTATTTTTTGATTTTAGGGCTACCAAAAGCCAAGCTAAATGAAGATAAGACTAAAATTATCGGTTATGAACCCACAACTTTAGAAGATGATCTGACTGCGATTCGCTTTGGCTTAGAAGAATGCCATCCTGACTTTTTAAACTTTAATGTATTGCGATTTATGCCAGGAAGTTTTGCGGCTGATACACCTGGCGATTGCAACTACTCTTGTGTACGTCCTTCGGGGAATAAACCAATTACCGCCGGCTATTTCTTACAACGCGCTGTCCAACACTATGGTTATCCCCAGTCACCAACACACGGAGTTTACCGACTGTGTGAGTCCGTAGGTAGATATCAGCCGATAAGCACCGCAATAAATCCCCAACGGGTTTACAACACGATTTGCTACGCCATGCAATTGATTAACGCCAAAATCGACGCAGGTGGTAAAGCTACAAAGTTATTTATTGACAGAGATTTACTAGCTTTAGGTTTAGTTAGTCAGGATGAACAGGGACGATATGCGATCGCTCCTTTAGAAGATTTTGCCAGAGTTTAG
- the glgA gene encoding glycogen synthase GlgA, translated as MYIVQIASECAPVIKAGGLGDVVYGLSRELEIRGNCVELILPKYDCMRYDHVWGLHEAYLNLWVPWFGAAIHCTVYCGWVHGRVCFFIEPHSEDNFFNRGCYYGCDDDDMRFAFFSKAALEFLHQSNKRPDIIHCHDWQTGLIPVMLYEIYKYHGMDTQRVCYTIHNFKHQGIGGVKTLWATGLNREAYYFQDDKLRDDHNPFALNYMKGGIVYSNAVTTVSPNHALEAQYTDVGCGLGHTLYLHKEKFSGVLNGIDYDFWNPEIDRHIPDNYSQDDFEQKLYNKKALRERLLLQAADKPIIAYIGRLDNQKGVHLVHHAIYHALNKGAQFVLLGSATEAGINAHFRHEKQFLNSNPDVHLELGFNEELSHLIYAGADMIVVPSNYEPCGLTQMIGLKYGTVPIVRGVGGLVNTVFDRDYDQNLPPEKRNGYVFYQSDNQALESAMNRAIDLWYQSPEQFQQLAIQGMKYDYSWNNPGTEYLNIYEWIKYKW; from the coding sequence ATGTACATTGTACAGATTGCCTCGGAATGCGCTCCTGTAATTAAGGCAGGGGGTTTAGGGGATGTCGTTTACGGATTGAGTCGAGAATTAGAGATTCGGGGCAATTGCGTCGAGCTAATTCTGCCTAAGTATGATTGTATGCGCTACGACCATGTTTGGGGACTGCACGAGGCTTACTTAAACTTGTGGGTTCCCTGGTTTGGTGCAGCAATTCACTGTACTGTCTACTGCGGTTGGGTACATGGGCGAGTATGTTTTTTCATTGAACCCCATTCCGAGGACAATTTCTTTAATCGGGGCTGCTATTACGGTTGTGATGATGATGATATGCGCTTTGCCTTTTTTAGCAAAGCCGCTTTAGAATTTCTCCATCAAAGCAATAAGCGCCCTGATATTATCCATTGTCATGATTGGCAAACAGGCTTAATTCCTGTCATGCTCTATGAGATCTACAAGTATCATGGCATGGACACCCAACGGGTTTGCTACACCATCCACAACTTTAAACATCAAGGAATTGGTGGTGTCAAAACTCTCTGGGCGACAGGGTTAAACAGAGAAGCTTATTACTTCCAAGATGACAAGCTAAGGGATGACCATAACCCCTTTGCATTGAATTACATGAAAGGCGGTATAGTCTACTCGAACGCTGTCACCACAGTTTCACCAAACCACGCCTTAGAAGCACAATATACAGACGTTGGTTGTGGCTTAGGTCATACTTTGTATCTACACAAAGAAAAATTTAGCGGGGTTCTCAACGGTATTGATTACGATTTTTGGAATCCAGAAATTGACCGTCACATCCCCGATAACTACAGCCAAGACGATTTTGAACAAAAACTATATAACAAAAAAGCTTTGCGTGAGCGCTTGTTGTTGCAAGCTGCTGATAAACCAATCATTGCTTACATCGGGCGTTTAGATAATCAAAAAGGCGTGCATCTTGTCCACCATGCCATTTATCATGCCTTGAATAAAGGAGCGCAATTTGTATTATTGGGTTCAGCAACAGAAGCAGGAATCAATGCTCATTTTCGTCATGAAAAACAGTTTTTAAATAGCAATCCTGATGTCCATTTAGAATTGGGCTTTAACGAAGAGTTGTCTCATCTGATTTATGCCGGGGCTGATATGATTGTTGTTCCCAGCAATTATGAACCCTGCGGTTTAACGCAAATGATTGGTTTGAAGTATGGTACTGTTCCCATTGTGCGCGGTGTTGGTGGACTGGTAAATACAGTATTTGACCGAGATTACGATCAAAATTTACCACCAGAAAAACGCAATGGTTATGTATTTTATCAATCTGATAACCAAGCTTTAGAGTCAGCAATGAATCGGGCAATTGATTTGTGGTATCAGTCTCCTGAACAGTTCCAACAATTAGCGATTCAGGGAATGAAATATGACTACTCATGGAATAATCCAGGCACGGAATATTTAAATATTTACGAATGGATTAAGTACAAATGGTAG